From the Psychrobacillus sp. FSL K6-4046 genome, one window contains:
- a CDS encoding glycosyltransferase: MKNQFLKSTVLLMALVLIASPLTTEAQENVPQEQCVSQAACQLKGDIRKLWTDHVMWTRLYIVSTLEGLDDQEKVLARLLENQEDIGNAFKPYYGEAPGNKLTELLKDHILLAGKVVDAAKSGNNANFERYNKEWYKNADDIADFLSKANPNLPNEELKEFLEMHLELITEDVKARLAKDWDSSIIALDKGIDHILKLADTLSNGVVKQFPNKF, encoded by the coding sequence ATGAAAAATCAGTTTTTGAAGTCAACCGTATTGTTAATGGCCCTTGTTTTGATTGCCTCTCCATTAACTACAGAAGCGCAAGAAAACGTACCCCAAGAACAATGTGTTAGCCAAGCTGCATGTCAGCTGAAAGGAGACATAAGAAAGCTATGGACTGATCACGTCATGTGGACGAGACTTTATATTGTAAGTACGTTGGAAGGTCTTGACGATCAAGAAAAGGTGTTAGCAAGGTTATTAGAGAATCAGGAAGACATAGGGAATGCTTTCAAGCCGTATTATGGTGAAGCACCAGGCAATAAATTGACCGAGCTGTTAAAGGACCATATCCTCCTTGCCGGAAAAGTTGTCGATGCGGCAAAAAGCGGTAACAATGCTAATTTTGAAAGATACAATAAAGAATGGTATAAAAACGCAGACGATATAGCTGATTTCCTTAGCAAAGCCAATCCCAATTTGCCTAATGAAGAATTAAAAGAATTTTTGGAAATGCATTTAGAATTGATTACGGAGGATGTAAAGGCAAGATTGGCAAAGGATTGGGATTCAAGTATTATTGCTTTAGATAAAGGGATAGATCATATCCTCAAGCTTGCTGATACACTTTCAAATGGAGTCGTAAAACAATTCCCTAACAAATTTTAA
- a CDS encoding glycerophosphodiester phosphodiesterase — protein MKIYAHRGSAGTHPENTISAFKAAAALPIFGVEFDVHMTKDGELVVIHDEKIDRTSNGQGFIKDMTLSQLEAYDFGAWYSQKCRGEKIPTLREVLYVFKDTHHHINIELKSDIFPYEGMEDKVIEMLQDYRLTNRVVVSSFNHEVIQSFKRKAPNIETAILFMEVMIAPHKYADLVGADALHAFFPTVIRKMGHDAVASGKKVRVFTVNDEAYVDMLEEIGIDAIFTDYPKKMLDYLNSGK, from the coding sequence ATGAAAATTTATGCACACAGAGGCTCGGCTGGAACTCATCCAGAAAACACAATCTCAGCATTTAAAGCAGCGGCGGCTTTACCTATATTCGGAGTAGAATTTGATGTTCATATGACAAAGGATGGAGAACTTGTCGTCATTCATGATGAAAAAATTGATCGTACTTCTAATGGACAAGGCTTTATCAAAGATATGACTCTTTCCCAGTTAGAAGCGTATGACTTTGGAGCTTGGTATTCTCAAAAGTGTAGAGGAGAAAAAATACCAACCTTAAGAGAAGTATTATATGTGTTTAAAGATACTCATCATCATATAAACATTGAATTGAAATCAGATATATTCCCTTATGAAGGGATGGAGGACAAGGTAATTGAAATGCTCCAAGATTACCGGCTCACAAATCGTGTCGTCGTTTCATCCTTTAATCACGAGGTAATTCAAAGTTTTAAAAGGAAGGCACCAAATATAGAAACAGCCATTTTATTTATGGAAGTAATGATTGCTCCTCACAAATATGCAGATTTAGTAGGAGCAGATGCGTTACATGCGTTTTTCCCAACGGTTATAAGAAAGATGGGTCATGACGCAGTAGCAAGCGGGAAAAAGGTACGTGTTTTCACAGTAAATGATGAAGCTTATGTGGACATGTTAGAAGAGATTGGGATCGATGCCATTTTTACTGACTACCCAAAGAAAATGCTAGACTACTTAAATAGTGGGAAGTAG
- a CDS encoding iron ABC transporter permease codes for MIHPKVIKKQRILFVSFLVLILVTAFVSAGIGYSSLSFDRLIPTILGDGSFKEEFVLFSIRLPRIIITLLAGMALALSGAILQGITRNDLADPGIIGINSGAGVAIALFFLFFPIDPGSFIYLLPIVAFLGALLTAFLIYIFSYNREVGLQPVRLVLIGVGFSMALSGLMIVLISSADTKKVDFIANWLAGNIWGADWPFILALLPWLIVLVPFTMYRANRLNLLGLSEPVAIGVGVSIEKERIAFLIVAVALAAAAVSVTGGIAFIGLMAPHIAKSLVGPRHQLFLPIAILLGGWLLLLADTVGRNILEPSGIPTGIVVSLIGAPYFMYLLLKK; via the coding sequence ATGATTCATCCCAAAGTTATAAAAAAACAACGTATATTATTTGTTAGCTTTCTAGTTTTAATTTTAGTGACTGCTTTCGTGAGTGCGGGAATTGGCTATTCTTCTCTATCCTTTGACCGCTTGATTCCAACTATATTAGGAGATGGCTCCTTTAAGGAAGAGTTTGTACTATTTTCTATCAGGCTCCCACGAATTATTATTACCTTACTTGCAGGCATGGCTCTTGCTTTATCAGGAGCTATACTCCAGGGGATTACTCGAAACGATTTAGCCGATCCTGGGATAATTGGTATCAATTCTGGAGCAGGTGTAGCAATTGCTTTGTTTTTTTTATTTTTCCCTATAGATCCTGGTTCATTTATTTACCTTTTACCTATTGTGGCATTTTTAGGAGCTTTACTTACAGCATTTCTAATCTATATCTTTTCCTATAATCGCGAAGTTGGACTCCAGCCAGTACGTTTAGTATTAATAGGTGTGGGCTTTTCCATGGCGCTTTCAGGCTTAATGATTGTTCTCATTTCTTCTGCTGATACTAAAAAAGTTGATTTTATAGCCAATTGGTTAGCAGGAAACATTTGGGGCGCGGACTGGCCCTTTATTTTAGCCTTACTACCTTGGTTGATCGTACTGGTTCCTTTTACCATGTATCGAGCAAACCGGTTAAATCTATTAGGACTCAGTGAGCCAGTGGCGATTGGTGTTGGAGTTTCCATTGAAAAAGAACGTATAGCCTTCTTAATAGTGGCAGTAGCTTTAGCAGCAGCTGCAGTTAGTGTTACGGGTGGTATTGCATTTATTGGTTTAATGGCTCCCCATATCGCGAAATCGCTAGTAGGTCCAAGACATCAGCTATTTTTACCAATTGCAATCCTATTAGGCGGCTGGTTATTGTTACTAGCTGATACAGTCGGACGAAATATACTTGAGCCTAGCGGGATACCAACCGGTATTGTAGTTTCCCTTATTGGTGCTCCTTACTTTATGTATCTATTGCTAAAAAAATAA